A region of Salinibacter sp. 10B DNA encodes the following proteins:
- a CDS encoding YncE family protein yields MRRLFLFLFSFLLLGAWSVPSAAQSPKLYVCNQGEATISIIDMNTQSVEAKVDLKERGFSENAKPHHVVAEPNGEYWYLTMIGENTILKFNRENKIVGKITDFEVPGLLALDPSSDRLYAGRSMSAVDPPKSMGVLNRQAMEVAERVDTFFPRPHALAVRDDGGHAFIASLATNQLMGMNTQTGETKLTRLGGDTQTLVQFAMTPDGNTLLAGGQRTGQLLLFDASESPTLSVTDTLQVGKQPWHPVISSDGETAYVPNKMSHSISVVDLSSAEVTATIEGDGLAQPHGTALSPDGRYLFVSNNNRDGTYTPEGDNPEAGTVTVIDTKTNEITKVIEVGTYPSGVGTFGGQRAMMSGE; encoded by the coding sequence ATGCGACGCTTGTTTTTGTTCCTCTTCTCTTTCCTGCTTCTAGGGGCGTGGTCGGTGCCGAGCGCGGCCCAGAGCCCGAAGCTGTACGTGTGTAATCAGGGCGAGGCCACCATCTCAATCATCGACATGAACACGCAGTCGGTGGAGGCGAAGGTGGACTTGAAAGAGCGGGGGTTCTCGGAGAATGCGAAGCCCCATCACGTGGTGGCTGAGCCGAATGGAGAATACTGGTACCTGACGATGATCGGGGAGAACACCATCCTAAAGTTCAACCGCGAGAATAAGATCGTCGGGAAAATTACGGATTTTGAGGTGCCGGGCCTTCTGGCCCTCGATCCGTCGTCGGATCGCCTCTATGCGGGCCGCTCGATGAGCGCCGTGGATCCGCCGAAGAGCATGGGGGTCCTGAATCGGCAGGCAATGGAGGTGGCCGAGCGTGTGGATACATTCTTTCCGCGCCCCCACGCACTGGCTGTGCGGGACGACGGGGGACACGCGTTCATTGCCAGCCTGGCGACGAATCAGCTCATGGGGATGAATACACAGACGGGCGAGACGAAACTCACGCGCCTCGGCGGTGATACGCAGACGCTTGTCCAGTTCGCAATGACACCGGATGGCAATACGCTCTTGGCCGGGGGACAGCGTACGGGACAACTCCTGCTGTTTGATGCCAGCGAGTCCCCAACCCTGTCGGTGACCGATACGCTCCAGGTTGGCAAGCAGCCGTGGCACCCCGTGATTTCCAGCGACGGTGAAACGGCCTACGTGCCGAACAAAATGTCCCATAGCATCAGTGTCGTCGACCTAAGCAGTGCCGAAGTAACGGCGACCATTGAAGGGGACGGGCTTGCACAGCCTCACGGCACGGCGCTGTCGCCTGATGGACGCTACCTCTTCGTGTCGAACAACAATCGGGACGGCACCTACACGCCTGAGGGAGACAATCCCGAGGCTGGAACTGTTACGGTCATTGACACGAAGACCAACGAGATCACGAAGGTTATTGAGGTGGGAACCTATCCGTCTGGAGTAGGCACCTTTGGGGGACAGCGGGCCATGATGTCCGGAGAGTAG
- a CDS encoding VCBS repeat-containing protein: MRSVVSLFAVLSVASLLWMGCAGSSQTATDESASFPEDYRRVVRPDFSVMDASGTPISNPFYGGFNTPRPQFVDIDGDGDEDLFVQEKSDQVAFFERVTIEGKPRLVWRSDDYRDLSVGEWFRFADLDQDGVPDLLAEQPYSHLRAYHNTGTATNPSFELSADTMRTPSGEAIFSDRQNIPNVTDIDCDGRLDLFLGRLDGTISRYEATDSTGMPTFAHVTDNFEGIEIVNRKIGIRHGANTLTFADIDDDGDPDLFWGDFFEPGLLLIENTGACGNPVLSGEPEPFPPSNPLKTSGYNAPALTDWTDNGRLDLFVGVLGGADDANASLAENFYFYERQQDGYRLRSRQFVGGLDIGSESAVAVGDLDGNDTPDLLVANKIDPKQGATSRLYRLLRTDSTYRRSGALDLPSAYHYAPALGDLTGDGVDDLVLGTWKGRIAVHRGTGDGSFSVLDEDAVAMDGRHATPALGDLTGDGTLDLVVGAADGAVYLYRNTGSAEEPSFGARSKILPASDARSRSAPTLHDVNGDGTLDLLIGAEEGLFVLRNTGSATEPSFGSSPTALSWEGVPRLATPAVGDLDGDGRFDLVSGSERGGVVLFQPKR, encoded by the coding sequence ATGCGCTCCGTCGTTTCTCTTTTCGCGGTGCTCTCCGTTGCCAGTCTGCTCTGGATGGGGTGTGCCGGGTCGTCGCAGACCGCCACGGACGAGTCTGCATCGTTTCCAGAGGACTACCGTCGAGTCGTGCGTCCGGATTTTTCTGTCATGGATGCCTCGGGCACGCCCATCTCCAATCCGTTCTACGGAGGGTTCAACACGCCCCGTCCGCAGTTTGTGGACATTGACGGCGATGGCGACGAGGATCTGTTCGTACAGGAAAAATCCGACCAGGTGGCGTTTTTTGAGCGCGTCACGATTGAGGGGAAGCCGCGCCTTGTTTGGCGTAGTGACGATTATCGGGATCTTTCGGTTGGGGAGTGGTTTCGCTTTGCGGATCTCGATCAGGATGGCGTGCCGGACCTTTTGGCCGAGCAGCCGTACAGCCATCTTCGGGCGTACCACAATACCGGCACCGCCACCAATCCCTCCTTTGAGCTTTCTGCCGACACGATGCGGACGCCGAGTGGAGAGGCCATCTTCTCCGACCGGCAGAACATTCCGAACGTAACGGACATCGACTGCGACGGGCGACTGGACCTTTTTCTGGGGCGGCTCGACGGTACCATTTCTCGCTATGAGGCCACCGACTCGACGGGCATGCCCACCTTTGCTCACGTGACCGACAACTTCGAGGGCATCGAAATTGTGAATCGGAAAATTGGGATTCGGCATGGGGCCAATACACTCACGTTTGCTGATATTGACGACGACGGCGATCCGGACCTCTTCTGGGGCGACTTCTTTGAGCCGGGACTTCTCCTGATCGAGAATACGGGGGCGTGCGGCAATCCTGTTCTGAGTGGGGAACCGGAGCCCTTTCCGCCGTCTAATCCCCTCAAGACGAGCGGGTACAACGCACCTGCCCTAACTGATTGGACGGACAACGGACGGTTGGATCTGTTTGTCGGGGTGCTGGGTGGGGCCGACGACGCCAACGCCAGTCTCGCCGAGAATTTCTACTTCTACGAGCGCCAACAGGATGGCTATCGTCTCCGCAGCCGCCAATTCGTGGGCGGGCTCGACATTGGGAGTGAGAGCGCCGTGGCGGTTGGGGATCTCGATGGCAACGATACGCCCGACTTGCTTGTCGCCAACAAGATTGACCCCAAGCAGGGCGCCACCTCCCGCCTCTATCGGCTCCTCCGCACCGACTCGACCTACCGGCGGAGCGGAGCGCTCGATCTGCCGTCCGCGTATCACTATGCGCCCGCGCTCGGCGATCTTACCGGCGACGGCGTTGACGATCTCGTGCTCGGGACGTGGAAGGGGCGCATTGCGGTGCATCGCGGCACGGGCGATGGGTCGTTTTCGGTTCTCGACGAGGACGCGGTTGCGATGGATGGACGTCACGCCACGCCCGCCCTCGGTGATCTCACGGGCGACGGGACGCTGGACCTTGTGGTCGGGGCAGCCGACGGCGCGGTCTATTTGTATCGCAACACGGGATCGGCGGAGGAGCCCTCGTTCGGGGCACGGTCGAAAATCCTCCCGGCCAGTGATGCCCGATCTCGAAGTGCCCCCACTCTTCACGACGTGAATGGGGATGGGACCCTTGATTTGTTAATCGGAGCGGAGGAAGGACTCTTTGTTCTCCGCAATACGGGCTCGGCGACGGAGCCGTCGTTTGGCTCGTCCCCAACGGCACTCTCGTGGGAGGGCGTGCCGCGCCTGGCGACGCCTGCCGTGGGCGATCTCGATGGCGACGGTCGCTTCGATCTCGTGTCGGGAAGCGAGCGGGGGGGAGTGGTTTTGTTCCAGCCGAAACGGTAA